Proteins encoded by one window of Chroococcidiopsis sp. TS-821:
- a CDS encoding aldo/keto reductase, whose product METIRLGQDGPAVTPLCIGTWAWGDKLFWNYGGDYDANQLREAFNAAVEVGTTFFDTAEVYGLGQSEEFLAQFMQQTTQPVQIATKFGPFPWRFTGQSVSAALTDSLKRLQLEKVTLYQVHWPFTFLLSQETLMNTLAEEVQRGRIEAIGVSNYSAAQMREAHDLLAKRGVRLAVNQVRYSLITRQIETNGILDTARELGVTILAYSPLAQGLLTGKYSVDNSATPTGARRIDPRFSKDGLRKIEPVLSLLREIGAKRDRTPAQVALNWLIAQGNVIPIAGAKTAAQVKQNAGALGWKLSEDEFKQLDLASRSWR is encoded by the coding sequence GTGGAAACAATAAGATTAGGACAAGATGGTCCCGCAGTCACGCCCTTGTGTATTGGCACGTGGGCTTGGGGTGACAAACTTTTCTGGAACTACGGTGGCGACTACGATGCGAATCAACTGCGCGAAGCGTTTAACGCCGCTGTAGAAGTAGGAACGACTTTTTTTGATACTGCTGAAGTTTATGGATTGGGGCAGTCTGAAGAATTTTTAGCACAATTCATGCAACAGACAACGCAGCCAGTCCAAATCGCAACTAAATTTGGTCCTTTTCCTTGGCGATTTACAGGTCAATCTGTATCCGCTGCATTAACCGATAGTTTAAAACGCTTGCAATTAGAAAAAGTCACACTTTATCAAGTACATTGGCCTTTCACCTTCTTACTCAGCCAAGAAACCTTAATGAACACCTTAGCAGAGGAAGTGCAACGTGGCAGAATTGAAGCGATCGGTGTCAGCAACTATTCCGCCGCACAAATGCGCGAAGCCCACGATCTACTTGCTAAACGCGGCGTCCGTTTGGCGGTGAATCAAGTCCGTTACTCGCTAATTACGCGACAAATTGAAACGAACGGTATTCTCGATACAGCACGCGAATTGGGCGTGACAATACTGGCGTATAGCCCCTTAGCACAGGGCTTACTCACAGGTAAATACTCGGTTGATAATTCTGCAACTCCCACTGGGGCGCGACGAATTGATCCGCGTTTTAGTAAAGATGGTCTGCGCAAAATAGAGCCAGTGTTATCTTTACTGCGAGAAATCGGGGCAAAACGCGATCGCACGCCTGCGCAAGTTGCACTCAACTGGTTAATCGCTCAAGGTAATGTTATCCCCATCGCTGGGGCAAAAACAGCTGCACAAGTCAAACAAAATGCTGGTGCTTTGGGTTGGAAACTGAGTGAGGATGAGTTTAAGCAATTAGACTTAGCGAGTCGTTCCTGGCGATAA
- a CDS encoding BCD family MFS transporter, protein MASKVSFEQIPSKINLLTMFRLGLFQMGLGIMSILTLGVLNRIMIKELAIPATLVAGTIAMHQFVAPARLWFGQLSDAKTIGGTHRTAYVWIGAALFAIASFLAVQVTWLLGSSVHSQGWTLQTYSLVALLGGIFALYGLALSSSSTPFAALLVDVSDEDNRSKLVGIVWSMLMVGIVIGAIISSRLLPAPTTCQETAVANSIYNDPQGLALLQNSINRLFILLPAVVFGLAVFSTFGIEKKYSRYTSRSTIANREDKITLAQALKVLTASRQTGLFFTFLLMMTISLFMQEAVMEPYGGEVFGMCVSETTQLNAFWGTGTLLGISSTGFLIVPRIGKQKTALLGCLTVAISLSLVVLSGFSANPQMLQGALLLFGLASGVTTTGAISLMLDLTAAETAGTFIGAWGLAQAIARAIATVAGGAVLDIGRQIFSDRVLAYGLVFTVQACGMLLAIWFLNRVDVAEFRSNAKGAIASILENELD, encoded by the coding sequence ATGGCAAGTAAGGTTTCATTTGAGCAGATTCCTTCTAAGATTAATCTTCTGACAATGTTTCGGTTGGGATTATTTCAGATGGGATTAGGCATTATGTCGATCCTGACGCTGGGAGTGCTCAATCGGATCATGATTAAAGAGTTAGCGATTCCTGCAACTTTGGTCGCAGGGACAATTGCTATGCATCAATTTGTGGCGCCGGCGCGATTGTGGTTTGGTCAGTTGTCGGATGCGAAAACAATTGGTGGAACGCATCGTACTGCTTATGTGTGGATTGGTGCAGCCTTATTTGCGATCGCGTCTTTTTTAGCTGTACAAGTAACTTGGCTGTTAGGAAGCAGCGTTCACTCGCAAGGTTGGACATTGCAAACTTACAGCTTGGTGGCGCTGCTAGGAGGAATTTTTGCGCTATACGGGCTAGCACTGAGTTCGAGTTCGACTCCTTTCGCCGCACTGCTTGTAGACGTTTCCGATGAAGACAATCGCTCTAAACTTGTCGGGATTGTGTGGTCAATGTTGATGGTAGGGATCGTCATTGGCGCAATTATTAGTTCGAGATTACTTCCTGCGCCTACAACTTGCCAGGAAACCGCAGTTGCGAACTCGATCTATAACGATCCGCAAGGTCTAGCGTTGCTCCAAAATTCGATTAACCGCCTGTTCATTCTATTACCTGCGGTTGTGTTTGGTTTGGCAGTATTCTCAACTTTTGGTATAGAAAAGAAATACTCGCGTTACACATCGCGTTCGACAATCGCCAACCGCGAAGACAAAATTACGCTTGCTCAAGCATTAAAAGTATTAACAGCTAGCCGTCAAACAGGTTTATTTTTCACGTTCTTGCTCATGATGACGATTAGCTTATTTATGCAAGAAGCAGTGATGGAACCGTACGGCGGTGAAGTCTTTGGAATGTGTGTTTCAGAAACGACACAGCTAAACGCATTCTGGGGAACGGGAACACTTTTAGGGATTAGCAGTACAGGGTTTTTGATTGTACCGCGTATTGGCAAGCAAAAAACTGCGCTCTTGGGCTGTTTAACAGTTGCGATTTCGCTATCATTAGTTGTACTATCTGGATTTAGCGCAAATCCGCAGATGTTGCAAGGAGCTTTATTATTATTTGGTTTAGCTTCTGGTGTCACGACTACAGGCGCAATTAGTTTAATGCTCGACTTAACCGCAGCAGAAACCGCAGGAACTTTTATCGGTGCGTGGGGATTAGCACAAGCGATCGCACGGGCGATAGCAACGGTTGCGGGTGGTGCAGTCCTGGATATTGGCAGACAAATATTTAGCGATCGCGTTCTGGCTTACGGCTTAGTATTTACAGTGCAAGCTTGTGGAATGCTCTTGGCAATTTGGTTTCTCAACCGCGTTGATGTGGCAGAATTTCGCTCAAATGCTAAAGGTGCGATCGCCTCGATACTGGAGAATGAATTAGATTGA
- a CDS encoding inositol monophosphatase family protein, translating into MNADFWTTILDFAQATTQQVGTQLLKDFGRVQASQKADGSLVTQSDKWADRALRSAISTHFPGHGILSEEDDQTFPGSEWCWVIDPLDGTTNFTRGIPLWAISLGLLYQGTPVFGCIYLPPINQVFHGFFPGESQLNMPSGAFLNHSPIHSSHDAPSSNHFFSLCARSTSVIQPGFPCKIRMLGVASYNFLTVAAGTTLGAVEATPKIWDLAGAWVIVKAAGAAWVSLHAHPLFPLLPGKDYGDRSFPTLVVSRAELVPIFRPYVQKIAQSTSE; encoded by the coding sequence TTGAACGCAGATTTTTGGACAACAATTCTTGACTTTGCGCAAGCAACAACGCAGCAGGTTGGAACGCAACTTCTTAAAGATTTTGGACGCGTACAAGCGTCTCAAAAAGCCGATGGCAGTTTGGTGACGCAATCGGATAAATGGGCAGATCGGGCATTGCGCTCTGCGATCTCCACTCATTTTCCAGGACACGGAATTTTAAGTGAGGAGGACGACCAAACTTTTCCTGGTAGCGAGTGGTGTTGGGTTATCGATCCTCTCGATGGCACGACGAATTTTACTAGAGGAATTCCGCTGTGGGCAATTTCATTAGGTCTACTCTACCAAGGAACTCCGGTTTTTGGCTGCATTTATCTGCCACCCATTAATCAAGTTTTTCATGGCTTTTTTCCAGGAGAATCTCAACTCAATATGCCTTCTGGCGCTTTTCTAAATCATAGTCCAATCCACAGCAGTCATGATGCTCCGAGTTCTAATCACTTTTTTAGCTTGTGCGCGCGGAGTACTTCGGTGATTCAACCAGGTTTCCCCTGTAAAATTCGAATGCTCGGCGTCGCTAGCTACAATTTCCTCACGGTTGCTGCTGGAACAACGCTAGGCGCAGTTGAAGCAACGCCTAAAATATGGGATCTTGCCGGGGCTTGGGTTATCGTTAAAGCTGCTGGTGCTGCTTGGGTGTCGCTGCATGCGCATCCTTTATTTCCGCTACTACCTGGCAAAGATTACGGCGATCGCTCTTTTCCGACTTTAGTTGTTAGCCGTGCCGAATTAGTCCCAATTTTTCGACCTTACGTGCAGAAGATTGCACAATCAACTTCTGAATGA
- a CDS encoding ChaN family lipoprotein: MKLFIKKHLLRKLFILSFGFLWLYSIPTYAASTFYPVEFSSTLSNENSASSPQIISNLQNLLTHLAKANVIYLGETHDNPQHHQTQLEIIQLLHKQQPKIAIALEMFQRPYQRFLDQYIAGKITEQELVEKTEYNQRWGFPWENYAPVLRYARANKLPVLALNTPSEVTRQVARAGLASLTPQQRQFIPPLTEICTDNAEYRQIILDAFEQHQQAGHGSSSDFENFFLAQVLWDETMAEKIARFHQSQPNYQIVVLAGQGHIIYGHGIPSRVARRIRQLTQRSVLLSLPEEPINSNHRIADFMIDRDK; this comes from the coding sequence ATGAAACTGTTTATTAAAAAGCATCTGCTGCGCAAGCTGTTCATTTTATCTTTCGGATTTCTGTGGCTGTATAGCATTCCCACTTATGCAGCAAGCACATTTTATCCAGTTGAATTTTCTTCAACCCTATCCAACGAAAATTCTGCTTCCTCGCCTCAAATTATCTCTAACCTGCAGAATCTTCTTACACATCTAGCCAAGGCAAATGTCATTTATTTGGGCGAAACCCACGATAATCCCCAGCACCATCAAACGCAGTTAGAAATCATTCAATTGCTGCACAAGCAGCAGCCCAAAATTGCGATCGCCCTCGAAATGTTCCAGCGCCCTTATCAAAGATTTCTCGATCAATATATAGCAGGAAAAATCACCGAACAAGAACTCGTAGAAAAAACTGAATATAATCAGCGTTGGGGATTTCCTTGGGAAAATTATGCCCCAGTTCTCCGCTATGCGAGAGCGAATAAACTACCAGTCTTAGCCTTAAATACTCCATCTGAGGTCACGCGCCAAGTCGCCCGTGCAGGATTAGCTAGCCTGACGCCCCAACAAAGACAATTCATTCCGCCTCTTACAGAAATTTGCACAGATAACGCTGAGTATCGTCAAATAATTCTCGATGCCTTCGAGCAACATCAACAAGCTGGACATGGTTCAAGTTCAGATTTTGAAAACTTCTTCTTGGCTCAGGTTTTGTGGGATGAAACAATGGCAGAAAAAATTGCTCGATTTCATCAATCTCAACCCAATTATCAAATCGTTGTCTTAGCAGGACAGGGTCACATTATTTACGGTCATGGTATTCCTAGTCGCGTGGCGCGTCGCATACGCCAACTCACTCAACGCTCAGTACTGCTAAGTCTCCCAGAAGAACCAATAAATTCAAATCATCGCATCGCAGATTTTATGATCGATCGCGATAAATAA
- a CDS encoding cupin domain-containing protein, with the protein MLVQKLKNCPEFLAGDSTHLRELLHPDKQAIALRYSLAHATLPVGKTSQPHSLKTSEVYYILSGKGEMHVDDETQFVEAGDAVYIPPNAKQFISNCGDEALVFLCIVDPAWRKEDETVY; encoded by the coding sequence ATGCTCGTACAAAAACTCAAAAACTGTCCTGAATTCTTAGCTGGAGATAGTACGCACTTACGCGAGTTATTGCATCCAGATAAGCAAGCAATCGCGTTACGCTACAGTTTAGCTCATGCTACTTTACCCGTAGGAAAAACTTCACAACCGCATTCTTTAAAAACATCCGAAGTTTACTACATTCTCAGCGGTAAAGGAGAAATGCACGTCGACGATGAAACGCAGTTCGTCGAAGCTGGCGATGCAGTTTACATTCCACCGAATGCCAAGCAGTTTATTTCCAATTGTGGTGACGAAGCATTGGTTTTTCTTTGTATTGTCGATCCAGCCTGGCGCAAAGAAGATGAAACTGTTTATTAA
- a CDS encoding HlyD family efflux transporter periplasmic adaptor subunit: MDTTQQKVKRPTLASSPAQLRQVKQQFANPDEFLSYELGKAVQELPPLYTRLLAGSISLLVFGTIGWAHFSKIDEVAIAPGELIASTQVRPVRALGEGSIVAVRVKEGDRVNKGDVLVERNSDLPQAEVDRLTRSAQLISEDLKRLEAERTGATVSGSTLQDQLLSSRLQNFEARQAAAIAEANRQAAVINEARVRLSRLQDNLVNARATLANAQQNYQNAQSIAEKARSLLANAEKREASLRILLEDGAAPRLDYIEAQNAVLQAQAGVTNAEDGITNARSRITEAQDRVTSIEKEITAQAQQVRQAEQAYQAARDQAASLASERRSEILTQLNRRREEQATIQGQLAQAKKQREQEVITAPVSGTIYSVKATSGPVQPGEELLSILPDGEELLLEVRVLNRDIGFIREGMRAKVKLATFPFQEFGTINAEVISVSPNAVNDEKLGLVFPTRLKLEKNSLQVRGQEVPLTPGMAATGEIVTRRKSVLTFLLEPVTRRFSEAFSVR; this comes from the coding sequence ATGGATACAACGCAGCAAAAAGTAAAACGTCCGACATTAGCTTCCTCACCTGCACAATTGCGGCAGGTGAAACAACAGTTCGCAAATCCTGATGAATTTCTTTCATACGAGTTAGGTAAAGCTGTTCAAGAATTACCACCTTTGTATACGAGACTGTTAGCAGGAAGCATAAGTTTATTAGTATTCGGTACAATTGGTTGGGCGCATTTTAGTAAAATTGACGAAGTAGCGATCGCACCTGGAGAATTAATTGCTTCTACTCAAGTACGTCCTGTGCGCGCGCTAGGTGAAGGCTCGATCGTGGCAGTGCGAGTCAAAGAAGGCGATCGCGTTAACAAAGGCGATGTGCTGGTAGAACGTAACTCCGACTTACCCCAAGCTGAAGTCGATCGCTTGACGCGATCGGCACAATTGATTAGTGAAGATCTCAAGCGCTTAGAAGCAGAACGTACTGGTGCAACAGTATCAGGAAGCACACTTCAAGATCAGTTACTCAGTTCTCGATTGCAAAACTTTGAGGCACGTCAAGCAGCCGCAATCGCCGAGGCAAATCGTCAAGCGGCAGTGATTAATGAAGCGCGAGTGCGCTTGAGTCGTTTGCAAGATAACCTTGTCAACGCGAGAGCAACTCTAGCCAACGCTCAACAAAACTATCAAAATGCGCAAAGTATTGCAGAAAAAGCCAGAAGTTTACTAGCAAACGCTGAAAAGCGCGAAGCCAGCCTGCGTATTCTTCTAGAAGACGGCGCAGCACCCCGCCTTGATTACATTGAGGCACAAAATGCAGTTTTGCAAGCGCAAGCGGGCGTGACTAACGCTGAGGACGGAATCACTAACGCGCGATCGCGCATTACGGAAGCACAAGATCGCGTTACGTCAATAGAAAAAGAAATTACAGCTCAAGCACAACAAGTCCGTCAAGCGGAACAAGCGTATCAAGCCGCACGCGATCAAGCGGCGAGTTTGGCATCAGAACGCCGCAGCGAAATTTTAACGCAACTTAACAGACGACGCGAAGAACAAGCAACCATTCAAGGTCAATTAGCCCAAGCCAAGAAACAGCGCGAGCAAGAAGTTATTACGGCTCCAGTTTCTGGCACAATTTATAGCGTCAAAGCAACGAGTGGACCAGTGCAACCTGGAGAAGAGTTACTATCGATTCTACCGGATGGCGAAGAATTATTATTAGAAGTTCGCGTTCTCAACCGCGATATCGGCTTTATCCGCGAAGGAATGCGGGCAAAAGTCAAATTAGCAACTTTTCCTTTCCAGGAATTTGGCACAATTAACGCGGAAGTAATTAGCGTCAGTCCAAACGCAGTGAATGACGAGAAGCTGGGTTTAGTTTTTCCCACACGACTCAAACTAGAGAAAAATTCATTGCAAGTTCGCGGTCAAGAAGTGCCGTTGACTCCTGGAATGGCTGCAACGGGCGAAATTGTCACGCGTCGTAAATCAGTTTTAACGTTCTTACTTGAGCCAGTCACGCGGCGCTTTAGCGAAGCATTTTCTGTCAGGTAA
- a CDS encoding serine/threonine-protein kinase, translating into MLGKLVRDRYQIIQTLSTAGLCHTYLAKDTHQPQPTTCIVKHFQSVDRHPESLATLRGLFLREVEALKRLGDYDRVPQLLDRFEANQEFYLVQEFITGNPLSKELELGRKWSESQVVELLQEVLPILEFVHSHGLIHRDIQPNNIIRRQQDDRLVLVNFGSVKQAWMQVVTNQGKTSSNYFLSGPATIAIGTAGYTPTEQAQGRPRPNSDLYALGIIGIQALTGLNPTQLTQNSETGEIIWQERCQVSPQLAQVLNRMICYHYRDRYQSATETLQALQPLVNKYLSPQVVTKKTLKLNLDTTDYAKDLKQQTLLSQTTLIVGSLIGGFAAILIIGSNYYLPRSPQHTLQPAVSVSPRPTLNQIVLDQTLSGHADTVWSVAVKPNSSNILSGSSDRTIKLWDVSNGQLLQTFSRHSGTVWSVAVSPDGQRFASGSGDNTADVWDLTTGKFLRTLAGHSGTVWSTAFSADSTMLATGSDDRTIRLWSMSTGKEIRQLSGHSDAVRAIAFSPDAQYLISGSSDKTIKIWDFRTGRVLRTLQGHSDRIVTLAISPDGRLLASGSVDKTIKIWQISTGKLLHTLSGNSHWVNAVAFSPDGTLLASGIGKKLEVWDISTAERIRTPFEEASDITAVYFSADSKQLISSSRDNSIKILRL; encoded by the coding sequence ATGTTAGGCAAGTTAGTACGCGATCGCTATCAGATTATTCAAACTCTCAGCACAGCAGGCTTATGTCATACGTACCTTGCCAAAGATACGCATCAGCCGCAGCCAACAACGTGTATTGTTAAACATTTTCAATCAGTCGATCGCCATCCTGAGTCTCTAGCCACTCTCAGAGGACTATTCTTAAGAGAAGTAGAAGCCTTAAAAAGGCTCGGTGACTACGACCGAGTTCCTCAACTTCTCGATCGCTTTGAAGCAAATCAAGAGTTTTACTTAGTACAAGAATTTATCACTGGGAATCCGCTAAGTAAGGAACTTGAACTAGGAAGGAAATGGAGCGAAAGCCAAGTCGTCGAGCTACTGCAAGAAGTCTTGCCGATCTTAGAGTTTGTTCACAGTCACGGGCTAATTCATCGCGACATCCAACCAAATAACATTATTAGAAGACAACAAGACGATCGCTTAGTATTAGTTAATTTTGGTTCAGTAAAACAAGCTTGGATGCAAGTCGTCACAAATCAAGGAAAAACGAGTTCTAACTATTTTCTCAGTGGACCTGCTACCATTGCCATTGGCACAGCAGGCTACACGCCGACCGAACAAGCCCAAGGAAGACCGCGTCCCAATAGCGACCTCTACGCCCTGGGAATCATTGGAATTCAAGCTTTGACAGGTTTAAATCCCACACAACTTACTCAAAATTCCGAAACAGGGGAAATCATTTGGCAAGAGCGATGTCAAGTTAGCCCTCAGCTTGCGCAGGTGCTCAATAGAATGATCTGCTATCACTATAGAGATCGCTACCAAAGTGCAACAGAAACACTGCAAGCATTACAACCCTTAGTTAATAAGTATCTATCTCCACAAGTTGTTACTAAGAAAACTCTCAAACTAAACTTAGACACGACAGACTACGCTAAAGATTTAAAACAGCAAACTCTTCTGAGTCAAACGACGCTAATCGTTGGCAGTTTGATTGGCGGTTTTGCTGCAATTTTAATTATTGGTAGTAATTATTACTTACCGCGATCGCCACAACACACTTTACAACCTGCAGTTTCAGTGTCGCCACGTCCTACGCTTAACCAGATTGTCTTAGATCAAACACTTTCAGGACATGCTGATACAGTTTGGTCAGTTGCAGTCAAACCCAACAGTTCAAATATTCTTAGTGGTAGCAGCGATCGCACTATCAAACTTTGGGATGTTTCAAATGGTCAATTACTGCAAACTTTTTCTCGGCATTCGGGTACAGTTTGGTCAGTCGCGGTAAGTCCTGATGGACAAAGGTTTGCCAGTGGAAGTGGTGACAACACCGCAGATGTTTGGGATTTAACAACAGGAAAATTTTTGCGGACGCTTGCTGGACATTCGGGTACAGTCTGGTCTACAGCTTTTAGTGCAGATAGTACAATGCTTGCTACTGGAAGTGACGATCGAACAATTCGTCTATGGAGCATGAGTACGGGAAAAGAGATTCGTCAGTTATCAGGACATTCGGATGCAGTAAGAGCGATCGCCTTTAGCCCTGATGCACAATACTTAATTAGTGGCAGTAGCGACAAGACAATTAAAATTTGGGACTTCCGTACTGGTAGAGTTTTAAGAACATTGCAAGGACATAGCGATCGCATTGTCACATTAGCAATTAGTCCAGACGGTCGATTACTTGCGAGCGGTAGTGTAGACAAAACAATCAAAATTTGGCAAATCAGTACTGGCAAATTACTCCACACTTTATCCGGGAATTCTCACTGGGTTAACGCTGTCGCGTTTAGTCCTGATGGAACTTTACTTGCAAGTGGTATTGGGAAAAAATTAGAAGTTTGGGATATAAGTACCGCAGAAAGGATACGCACGCCGTTTGAAGAAGCAAGTGATATTACTGCTGTTTATTTCAGCGCGGATAGCAAGCAGCTTATTAGCAGTAGCAGAGATAATTCTATCAAGATTTTGCGACTGTAG
- the apcD gene encoding allophycocyanin subunit alpha-B, translating into MSIVAQVIAQSDEANRFLTNTELDKLQDFFRTGEQRLKVAQILTQNEQKIVQEGSRRFWQVVPNTPSNSGDPKKTALCQRDQSWYLRLITYAVLAGNMKPLEDIGIDGMREMYTSLGVPVSNIGNCMRCLKEVATNMMSSEEAAIAKPYFDYLIRAMY; encoded by the coding sequence ATGAGCATAGTAGCACAAGTAATCGCTCAATCTGATGAAGCCAATCGTTTTTTGACTAATACGGAGCTCGATAAGCTACAAGATTTTTTCAGAACAGGAGAACAGCGATTAAAAGTTGCTCAGATCTTGACACAAAATGAACAAAAAATCGTGCAAGAAGGCAGCCGCCGCTTTTGGCAGGTCGTTCCGAATACTCCAAGTAATAGCGGCGATCCCAAAAAAACAGCATTATGTCAACGAGATCAAAGTTGGTATTTACGATTAATTACCTACGCTGTTTTGGCAGGTAACATGAAACCCCTTGAAGATATTGGTATAGATGGAATGCGAGAAATGTATACTTCTCTAGGTGTTCCTGTCAGTAATATCGGTAATTGTATGCGTTGTCTAAAAGAAGTTGCAACAAACATGATGAGTAGCGAAGAAGCAGCGATCGCCAAGCCTTACTTCGACTATTTGATTCGAGCAATGTACTAA
- a CDS encoding allophycocyanin subunit beta, which produces MQDTITSLINPADQRGKYLETEELEKLRRYFQSGELRVKAASAISNNAANIIREAVANSLLYGDITCPGGNMYPTRRYAACIRDLTLFLRYATYAMLAADPSILDERVLDGLKETYNSLGVPIQPTIQAIQAMKEVTTRLVGTEAGEEIGMYFDHICNGLS; this is translated from the coding sequence ATGCAAGATACGATTACTTCGCTCATTAACCCTGCGGATCAACGCGGTAAGTATTTAGAGACTGAGGAATTAGAAAAACTCAGACGATATTTTCAATCAGGTGAGTTACGTGTCAAAGCTGCATCGGCAATTAGTAATAATGCGGCTAATATTATTCGCGAAGCTGTAGCAAATTCGTTGCTGTATGGTGATATTACTTGCCCTGGTGGAAATATGTATCCTACCCGAAGATATGCAGCGTGTATCCGCGATTTAACGTTGTTTTTACGTTATGCTACTTATGCGATGCTAGCAGCCGATCCTTCGATTTTAGATGAGCGAGTGCTTGACGGACTTAAGGAAACTTACAATTCATTAGGTGTTCCTATCCAACCTACGATACAAGCAATCCAGGCGATGAAAGAAGTAACAACTCGCTTGGTAGGTACTGAAGCAGGTGAAGAAATTGGAATGTATTTTGACCATATCTGTAATGGTTTGAGTTAG
- a CDS encoding chlorophyll A-B-binding protein, translating to MQTSSKNKVKYPWWAGNARFINLSGTFLVAHIAHAAIVCFGIGAWILWEIARYSPTQPMYEQRLFWLPRLATQGWGVLNNQVIHTQPYFRIAIVLIVSSLVFAFGTWFHRTKVAESLEDEKPAARRYHFNWDDPNKLGLILGNHLIFLGLGALLIAAKAMFFGGLYDAHLGAVRVVTNPTLNPLTIGDRILHLFTVNNLEDVVGGHIYAGILLILGGIWHLSREPFDWVKRRFIFSGNAILGYSLFALSLAGFAGAFYCGLNTLVYPEDFYGVRSQFNLFLLPHFYIPGDPEPTTRIWLANAYFYLAFVVLQGSLWHFGLASSYFEPVLESWKNAFSEIFPNPNLAYQKHFSYQPQPNLNTFYETPALEQKPAFAYQQPANNKLYNPSHAHGKPSFINSQPKQKVLYEFSYPKHTSNPFYESPTEEQSHLKYPQSMPRKLYETTYYPRQSSQGKTFRYGVYGRGAGVRS from the coding sequence ATGCAAACATCCAGCAAAAACAAGGTTAAGTATCCTTGGTGGGCTGGAAATGCCCGATTTATTAATTTGTCAGGAACATTTTTGGTTGCACATATTGCACACGCCGCAATAGTCTGTTTTGGTATTGGTGCGTGGATTTTGTGGGAAATTGCGCGCTACTCGCCAACGCAACCAATGTACGAGCAACGGCTATTTTGGCTACCACGCTTAGCAACTCAAGGATGGGGCGTATTAAATAATCAAGTGATTCATACCCAACCTTATTTTCGGATCGCTATTGTATTGATCGTCTCATCGCTCGTATTTGCTTTCGGTACTTGGTTTCACCGCACTAAAGTCGCTGAAAGTTTAGAAGATGAGAAACCAGCAGCACGTCGCTATCATTTTAACTGGGATGACCCAAACAAGTTAGGATTGATTCTAGGCAATCACCTCATTTTCTTGGGCTTAGGCGCGCTACTGATCGCCGCTAAAGCAATGTTTTTTGGTGGTTTATACGATGCTCATTTGGGTGCGGTGCGAGTTGTTACGAACCCGACGCTGAATCCACTGACAATTGGCGATCGCATTTTGCATCTATTCACTGTAAACAATTTAGAAGATGTCGTTGGCGGTCATATCTACGCGGGTATCCTGCTGATTTTAGGTGGAATTTGGCATCTTTCCCGCGAACCTTTTGATTGGGTGAAGCGGCGATTCATCTTTTCTGGGAATGCAATTTTAGGGTATTCGCTATTTGCGCTGTCGCTTGCAGGATTCGCTGGAGCGTTTTATTGCGGCTTGAATACGCTTGTCTATCCTGAAGACTTCTACGGAGTGCGATCGCAGTTTAATTTATTTCTCTTACCGCACTTTTATATCCCAGGCGATCCCGAACCAACAACGCGAATTTGGTTGGCTAACGCCTATTTTTATCTAGCCTTTGTTGTTCTTCAAGGTTCATTATGGCATTTCGGGTTAGCATCGAGTTACTTTGAGCCAGTTTTAGAATCTTGGAAAAACGCCTTCTCGGAGATTTTCCCCAATCCTAACTTGGCGTATCAAAAACATTTTAGTTACCAGCCACAGCCAAATTTAAACACCTTCTACGAAACCCCCGCGCTCGAGCAGAAACCTGCTTTTGCTTATCAACAACCAGCCAATAATAAGCTTTATAATCCATCGCACGCGCATGGAAAGCCAAGTTTTATCAACTCACAGCCAAAGCAAAAAGTTCTTTACGAATTTAGCTATCCCAAACATACTTCAAACCCGTTCTACGAAAGCCCAACTGAGGAGCAATCTCATCTAAAATATCCACAGTCCATGCCGCGTAAACTCTACGAAACAACTTACTATCCGCGCCAGAGTTCGCAGGGGAAAACCTTTAGATATGGCGTATATGGTAGAGGTGCAGGGGTAAGAAGCTAG